In Pedobacter sp. WC2423, the following are encoded in one genomic region:
- a CDS encoding helix-turn-helix domain-containing protein, with protein sequence MKKSMSLQEFYEMFAVNRPDITIPNTILDAHTGHFNVFKRFGYCTLNPSPYNRRDFYKIAYIIGKGVLHYPNQEIEIDGCALMITNQTVPYSWQSTSEFQSGYFCVFTENFMRQRTEPLKNSLLARIQDNPVFYINKEQQGHVSRIFEKMIVEMESDYTYKYDLIRNYINLLIHEAMKMQPSEAHVKSNNASSRIASLFFELLERQFPIYSPEHVLQLRTANDFAERLSIHVNHLNHAVKEVTGKTTSEHISGRIANEAIALLKHTEWNISEIGYCLGFEYPANFNLFFKRQTMAAPKSFREKIIGLS encoded by the coding sequence GTGAAAAAAAGTATGTCCCTTCAGGAGTTTTATGAGATGTTTGCTGTTAACCGACCAGATATCACTATTCCAAATACAATACTTGATGCACATACCGGACATTTTAATGTGTTTAAAAGGTTCGGTTACTGCACCTTAAATCCTTCCCCTTATAACAGGAGGGATTTTTATAAGATTGCTTATATCATTGGAAAAGGAGTGCTCCATTATCCAAATCAGGAGATAGAAATTGATGGTTGTGCGTTGATGATCACCAATCAGACTGTCCCATATTCCTGGCAGTCAACTTCTGAATTCCAATCGGGTTATTTCTGTGTGTTTACCGAAAATTTTATGCGCCAGCGTACAGAGCCGTTAAAGAATTCTCTGCTGGCCAGAATACAGGATAATCCTGTATTCTATATTAATAAGGAACAGCAGGGGCATGTGTCCAGAATCTTTGAAAAAATGATAGTAGAAATGGAGAGTGATTATACTTATAAGTATGATCTGATCCGTAATTATATCAATCTTCTTATTCATGAGGCGATGAAAATGCAGCCTTCTGAAGCGCATGTTAAATCAAATAATGCTTCTTCCCGCATTGCATCTTTGTTTTTTGAATTGCTGGAAAGACAGTTTCCTATTTATTCTCCTGAGCATGTACTACAACTTCGTACAGCGAATGATTTTGCCGAACGCTTATCTATCCATGTGAACCACCTGAATCATGCGGTGAAGGAAGTAACTGGTAAAACTACTTCTGAGCATATCTCAGGGCGTATTGCAAATGAAGCCATTGCTTTGCTAAAGCATACGGAATGGAATATTTCAGAAATAGGCTATTGCCTGGGTTTTGAATACCCCGCAAACTTCAATCTTTTCTTTAAGCGCCAGACTATGGCCGCGCCAAAGTCATTCCGGGAGAAAATAATTGGTTTAAGTTAG
- a CDS encoding efflux RND transporter periplasmic adaptor subunit: MNKQIFRRTSFFFSSMVLAALLSSCHHEEKKENKAADQKAELKTFVLSKEKMATSLKMPGELIAYQQVDLYAKVSSFVRTLKADIGSEVKQGQLLMTLEAPELTSQLAAAESRLKSQEAVYTASKANYERLFETSKTPGTISKNDLDQAIAKRNSDLAQFNAAKAAYKEVGSIQNYLEIRAPFDGVISSRNVNLGAYVGPSGKGSEFPLFTLQQQKHLRLAISIPELYTGYLKAGDAVTFTVKSQPDLLFTAQVKRLSGALDQRLRSERVEMDVPNLLKQLLPGMVADVSIPLPANASTFTVPKTALVESAEGIYVIRAHAGKAEKVTVKKGRETDDRVEIFGDIKEGDVLVSQANEEIHPGDVIKP, encoded by the coding sequence ATGAACAAACAAATATTCCGCCGGACTTCCTTTTTTTTTAGCAGTATGGTATTGGCAGCTTTGCTGAGCAGTTGTCACCACGAAGAGAAAAAAGAAAATAAAGCTGCTGATCAAAAAGCTGAGCTCAAGACTTTTGTTCTGAGCAAAGAAAAAATGGCGACTTCACTGAAAATGCCTGGTGAGCTGATTGCTTATCAACAGGTAGATCTCTATGCTAAGGTGAGTAGTTTTGTAAGAACACTAAAGGCAGATATTGGGTCTGAGGTTAAGCAGGGGCAATTGTTAATGACTTTGGAAGCGCCAGAACTCACTTCGCAGCTTGCTGCTGCTGAATCTCGTCTAAAGTCTCAGGAAGCTGTTTATACAGCCAGTAAAGCGAATTATGAGCGTTTGTTTGAAACCAGTAAAACTCCCGGAACAATTTCCAAAAATGATCTGGATCAGGCTATTGCTAAAAGAAATTCAGATCTTGCTCAGTTTAATGCAGCAAAAGCTGCTTATAAAGAAGTAGGCTCTATTCAGAATTACCTGGAAATCCGTGCGCCTTTTGATGGGGTAATTTCTTCGAGAAATGTGAATCTCGGGGCTTATGTCGGGCCTTCAGGAAAAGGCTCTGAATTTCCGTTATTCACTTTACAACAACAGAAACATTTGCGTCTGGCAATCTCTATCCCCGAATTATATACGGGTTATCTTAAAGCAGGGGATGCAGTAACTTTTACTGTGAAATCACAACCAGATTTGTTGTTCACTGCTCAAGTAAAAAGGTTATCTGGTGCGCTGGATCAGCGTTTACGTTCAGAAAGAGTAGAGATGGATGTCCCTAATTTGCTGAAACAGCTTTTACCAGGAATGGTAGCAGATGTTTCCATCCCTTTGCCAGCAAATGCCAGCACTTTTACTGTTCCCAAAACGGCTCTGGTTGAAAGTGCAGAAGGCATATATGTAATTCGTGCGCATGCTGGGAAAGCAGAAAAGGTAACAGTTAAAAAGGGACGTGAAACGGATGACAGGGTAGAGATTTTTGGCGATATTAAAGAAGGGGATGTACTGGTTAGTCAGGCTAATGAAGAAATTCATCCCGGAGATGTTATCAAACCATAA
- a CDS encoding efflux RND transporter permease subunit has protein sequence MNLIRFALRKPISIMVFVAGLLFFGISAMTSIKVDILPQMNLPVIYIAHPFGGYTPTQMESYFAKNYVNVLLFANGIKSIETKNTQGLMLMKLTYYEGTNMAQAASELSALSNRAQAIFPPGSQPPFIIRFDASSLPIGQLVLSSPTRSNNELQDLANTYVRASFTAIPGLLAPAPFGGSPRTVEINVNPGLMRSHNLTVEQIVSAISTNNQTAPSGNVRIGDKNYITPTNYTIKEIKDFENIPLFKGGVQNLYLRDVASVKDGADITNGYALINGKRSVYLSIAKSGDASTWDVVKNLKANLPKIQNTLPEDVKLSYEFDQSVSVINAVESLISEGAIGAILTGLMVLLFLGDKRAALIVILTIPTSIIAGVLFLKLFGQTINIMSLSGLALAIGILVDESTVTIENIHQHFDMGKPKALAIWDACKEIAFPKLLILLCILAVFAPAFTMTGIPGALFLPLALAIGFSMIISFLLSQTFVPILANWLMVAHPHQHAKTNPAITDEEDAFNQTGLTLESEQETLNQKKVLVERETYDKGGKVTLFDRFRNRFMRFIDRLFLIRKPVVIIYLIVIIGSAILMLSNIGRDVLPKVNSSQFQLRMRAPDGTRIERTEEKANMILKVLKKLVGPEHVGITSVYVGQHPALFSVNPIYLFMGGPHEAVFQIALKDYHVNMDELKDKLRDEVKKEIPDVKLSFEPIELTDKVLSQGSPTPVEVRVAGKNKKINEAYANKIVSELKKINYMRDVQIAQPIKYPSLNINIDRVRAAQLGIDLSDISKSLVASTSSSRYTDKNNWVDEKVGLSYGVQVQVPLNQMNSKDDLGEIPLLKNSSRPVLSDVATIKADTTYGENDNLGATPYLSVTANLNDKDLGSANKDVTLAIKNLGELPRGVVVEQIGLGKVLDDTLSSLQTGLLVAIVVIFLMLSANFQSFRVPLVILATVPAVILGSLLLLKLTGSTLNLQSYMGIIMSVGVSIANAVLLITNAEELRKHNGNALESAREAAGLRLRPIIMTSVAMVAGMLPMAIGHGEGGDQVSPLGRAVIGGLIASTFAVLIILPMVFAWVQGKVSTQSLSLDPEDEESAHFIKGLHEGK, from the coding sequence ATGAATTTAATACGTTTTGCATTGCGAAAACCCATTTCAATAATGGTGTTTGTTGCCGGTTTACTTTTTTTTGGTATCAGTGCCATGACCAGTATCAAGGTCGATATTTTACCTCAGATGAATTTGCCGGTTATCTATATCGCCCACCCGTTTGGGGGATATACACCTACTCAAATGGAGTCTTATTTTGCTAAAAACTATGTCAATGTCCTGCTCTTTGCGAATGGTATAAAGAGTATTGAAACTAAAAATACACAGGGCCTGATGCTGATGAAGCTGACCTATTATGAGGGAACGAATATGGCACAGGCGGCCTCAGAACTGAGTGCCCTGTCTAACCGTGCCCAGGCGATCTTTCCCCCCGGGTCCCAGCCCCCCTTTATTATCAGGTTTGATGCTTCATCATTACCTATCGGACAACTGGTATTAAGCAGTCCGACCCGCAGTAACAATGAATTGCAGGATTTAGCGAATACCTATGTCCGTGCTTCTTTTACTGCTATTCCAGGTTTACTGGCGCCGGCACCTTTTGGAGGTAGTCCGCGTACGGTAGAGATTAATGTGAATCCAGGTTTAATGCGGTCGCATAACCTGACTGTAGAGCAGATTGTAAGTGCTATCAGTACCAATAACCAGACGGCTCCTTCGGGAAATGTGCGTATAGGGGATAAAAACTATATTACACCAACCAATTATACGATTAAGGAAATTAAAGATTTTGAGAATATCCCCTTGTTTAAAGGAGGAGTACAGAATCTTTACTTACGTGATGTTGCCAGTGTAAAAGATGGAGCGGATATAACCAACGGTTATGCATTGATTAATGGTAAACGCTCTGTTTATCTGAGTATTGCCAAGTCGGGAGATGCTTCTACATGGGATGTGGTCAAGAATCTGAAAGCTAATTTGCCGAAAATTCAAAATACATTACCTGAGGATGTTAAGTTGTCTTATGAGTTTGACCAGTCTGTATCAGTGATCAATGCCGTAGAAAGTTTAATCAGTGAGGGTGCAATAGGAGCTATCCTGACAGGATTAATGGTCTTGTTATTTTTAGGAGATAAAAGAGCTGCATTAATCGTTATTCTGACCATTCCAACTTCAATTATTGCGGGTGTATTGTTCCTGAAATTATTTGGACAGACTATTAATATTATGTCGCTTTCGGGGCTGGCACTGGCCATTGGTATCCTGGTGGATGAGTCTACGGTAACTATAGAGAATATTCACCAGCATTTTGACATGGGTAAACCTAAAGCACTGGCAATATGGGATGCTTGTAAGGAGATTGCTTTTCCTAAGTTACTGATCTTATTGTGTATCCTTGCTGTATTTGCACCTGCTTTTACAATGACAGGTATACCAGGAGCCTTGTTTTTACCTTTAGCACTGGCTATTGGATTCTCCATGATCATTTCTTTCCTTTTGTCTCAAACTTTTGTACCTATTCTGGCCAACTGGTTAATGGTGGCGCATCCCCATCAGCATGCCAAAACTAATCCTGCAATTACTGATGAGGAGGATGCTTTTAATCAAACGGGTTTAACATTGGAATCTGAACAGGAAACGCTGAATCAGAAAAAAGTTCTGGTAGAGCGTGAGACTTATGATAAAGGTGGAAAAGTGACCTTATTTGATCGGTTCAGAAACAGGTTTATGCGTTTTATTGACCGTTTATTCCTGATCCGTAAGCCGGTTGTGATCATCTACCTGATCGTTATTATCGGTTCTGCAATTTTAATGTTATCAAATATTGGCCGTGATGTATTGCCTAAAGTGAATTCAAGCCAGTTTCAACTCAGGATGCGTGCTCCAGATGGCACACGTATAGAAAGAACAGAAGAAAAGGCAAATATGATTCTGAAAGTCCTGAAAAAACTGGTAGGGCCTGAGCATGTGGGAATTACTTCTGTTTATGTTGGACAGCACCCTGCACTTTTCTCTGTGAATCCAATCTATTTATTTATGGGTGGACCTCATGAAGCTGTTTTCCAGATCGCATTGAAAGATTACCATGTGAATATGGATGAGCTGAAAGATAAGCTGCGTGATGAAGTCAAAAAAGAGATTCCTGATGTCAAGTTATCATTTGAACCTATCGAATTAACTGATAAAGTGTTAAGTCAGGGTTCTCCAACTCCGGTTGAAGTCAGGGTTGCTGGTAAAAACAAGAAGATAAACGAGGCATACGCAAATAAAATTGTCTCTGAATTAAAGAAAATCAATTATATGAGAGATGTGCAGATTGCACAACCGATTAAATATCCTTCTTTAAATATTAATATTGACAGGGTACGTGCGGCTCAGCTCGGAATTGATTTGAGTGATATCTCGAAATCACTGGTAGCCTCAACTTCTTCTTCCCGTTATACGGATAAAAATAACTGGGTAGATGAGAAGGTTGGTTTATCTTATGGTGTTCAGGTACAGGTTCCTTTAAACCAGATGAACAGTAAGGATGATCTTGGTGAAATTCCGCTGCTTAAAAACAGCAGCAGGCCTGTGTTAAGTGATGTGGCTACGATTAAAGCTGATACTACTTATGGTGAAAATGATAACCTTGGAGCTACGCCATACTTATCTGTAACTGCCAATCTGAATGATAAAGATTTAGGATCAGCCAATAAAGATGTGACTCTGGCGATCAAAAACCTGGGTGAACTGCCAAGGGGAGTTGTGGTAGAACAGATTGGTCTGGGAAAAGTGCTGGATGATACGCTCAGTAGTTTGCAGACTGGTTTATTAGTGGCTATTGTTGTGATTTTCTTAATGTTATCAGCTAACTTCCAGTCATTCAGGGTACCACTTGTTATTTTGGCCACAGTTCCGGCTGTAATATTAGGATCGTTATTGTTATTGAAATTAACAGGCTCTACGCTTAATTTACAGTCTTATATGGGCATAATTATGTCTGTAGGAGTGTCTATTGCCAATGCGGTACTTTTGATTACGAATGCAGAAGAGTTAAGAAAGCATAATGGGAATGCACTGGAATCTGCCAGGGAAGCAGCAGGACTACGTTTACGTCCAATCATTATGACCAGTGTGGCGATGGTAGCGGGTATGTTACCAATGGCTATCGGTCATGGGGAGGGTGGAGACCAGGTATCTCCACTTGGAAGAGCAGTAATCGGAGGATTGATTGCTTCTACTTTCGCTGTATTAATTATCTTGCCTATGGTATTTGCATGGGTACAGGGTAAAGTTTCCACGCAGTCCTTGTCATTAGATCCCGAAGATGAAGAAAGTGCACATTTTATTAAAGGATTACATGAAGGTAAATAA
- a CDS encoding TolC family protein: MPRISFSTLLFSSFLCTAVTTEAQTLNMKDAVHTAITNYGTIRAKSNYVSASKQSVEQARREYLPNLTLAAQQDYGTINGQNGPLSALGGLSTASSGPALARQNWNAAFGALYLSNINWDFFSFGRIREKIKVSKEILKRDENDLNQEIFQHEVRVSAAYLNLLAAQRLTKSQQKNLERAVVFKNNAALRAKNGLIAGVDSSLAAAEVSNAKISLTKAVDLEQEQANKLGVLMSVTATGFKVDTAFINHVPQSILLTDTNVNFKAHPLLKFYKNRIEVSNQQLNYYKRLAYPTFSFIGILQGKGSGFETNYPNDLNAYSHSYGDGVNPTRGNYLFGVGVTWNLTTILRNAPQVKAQRYISSGLQNEYELVDQQLHAQLAIAETKIKNAMDNYNEAPVQVKAASEAYLQKSTLYKNGLTTIVDLTQALYALNRAETDRDIAYTNVWQALLLKSAAMGDYNLFINEF, translated from the coding sequence ATGCCCCGAATATCATTTTCTACCCTTCTTTTTTCCTCTTTCCTGTGTACTGCTGTAACTACTGAAGCCCAAACCCTGAATATGAAGGATGCGGTTCATACAGCAATTACCAATTATGGAACTATAAGGGCAAAAAGCAATTATGTGAGTGCCTCGAAACAATCAGTTGAACAGGCCAGAAGGGAATATCTCCCAAATTTAACGCTTGCTGCACAGCAAGATTATGGAACAATTAATGGTCAGAACGGACCGCTTTCTGCTTTAGGCGGATTAAGCACGGCTTCGTCTGGCCCGGCACTTGCCCGGCAAAATTGGAATGCTGCTTTTGGAGCGCTTTATCTCAGTAATATAAACTGGGATTTCTTCAGCTTCGGAAGAATCCGTGAAAAGATCAAAGTTTCAAAAGAAATCCTTAAGCGGGATGAAAATGATCTGAATCAGGAAATATTCCAGCATGAGGTGCGGGTATCTGCTGCTTACCTGAATTTGCTTGCAGCTCAGCGACTGACTAAATCTCAGCAGAAAAATCTGGAAAGAGCTGTAGTTTTTAAAAATAATGCAGCGCTGCGCGCAAAAAATGGACTGATTGCCGGAGTAGATTCTTCGTTAGCTGCGGCTGAAGTTTCAAATGCTAAAATTTCACTCACCAAAGCAGTTGATCTGGAGCAGGAACAGGCGAATAAACTAGGTGTTTTAATGTCGGTTACTGCTACTGGTTTTAAGGTAGACACTGCATTTATCAATCATGTTCCGCAGTCAATTTTATTAACGGATACCAATGTGAATTTCAAAGCACATCCGCTTTTGAAATTTTACAAGAACAGAATAGAGGTTAGCAATCAACAATTGAATTATTATAAGAGGTTAGCTTACCCGACTTTTTCTTTCATCGGGATACTACAGGGCAAGGGTTCGGGATTTGAAACTAACTATCCGAATGACCTGAATGCTTATTCACATAGTTATGGTGATGGGGTTAATCCAACCCGGGGCAATTATTTATTCGGTGTTGGCGTAACGTGGAACTTAACGACGATCCTGCGTAATGCGCCGCAGGTCAAAGCACAGCGTTATATTTCCAGCGGCCTGCAAAATGAATATGAACTGGTTGATCAGCAATTACATGCGCAACTGGCCATTGCTGAAACCAAGATTAAAAATGCAATGGACAATTATAACGAAGCTCCTGTGCAGGTTAAGGCAGCGAGTGAGGCATATTTACAGAAAAGTACTTTGTATAAGAATGGATTGACAACGATTGTTGATTTAACACAGGCACTTTATGCGCTGAACAGGGCAGAGACTGACCGTGATATTGCTTATACCAATGTATGGCAGGCCTTATTACTGAAATCGGCCGCAATGGGTGATTATAATCTATTTATTAACGAATTTTAA
- a CDS encoding class I SAM-dependent methyltransferase → MKNNYDSIADYYDVLSRMVFFRAQVKAQIQQLAAIPANSTILIAGGGTGWILEEIAKVHSSGLKITYVEISSKMLGRSKKREVKGNTVEYVHAAMEDFKPSGFYDVLITAFFFDNFSADNVGLIFKQLNALLKPGGIWLFADFYYTEKSGKRWQLLLLKSMYLFFSKISSVEAKTLINTEHFFEEQSYAIVKINFYYGSFIKAVIYQKSGRIIPVL, encoded by the coding sequence ATGAAGAATAATTATGACAGTATAGCGGATTATTATGATGTACTGAGCAGAATGGTCTTTTTTCGTGCACAGGTGAAAGCACAGATTCAGCAGTTAGCGGCCATTCCCGCGAACAGTACTATTTTAATTGCAGGCGGGGGAACTGGCTGGATATTGGAAGAAATAGCTAAAGTTCATTCCTCTGGATTAAAGATCACTTATGTCGAAATTTCGTCCAAAATGCTCGGACGTTCAAAAAAAAGAGAGGTAAAGGGAAATACGGTAGAGTATGTCCACGCGGCTATGGAAGATTTTAAACCTTCAGGATTTTATGATGTACTGATTACTGCTTTCTTTTTTGATAATTTTTCTGCGGATAATGTCGGGCTGATCTTTAAACAGCTTAATGCTTTGCTTAAGCCTGGTGGAATATGGCTTTTTGCTGATTTTTATTATACGGAGAAATCAGGAAAGAGGTGGCAGTTGTTATTGTTAAAGTCTATGTATTTGTTTTTCAGCAAGATTTCATCCGTAGAAGCAAAAACGTTGATTAATACAGAACATTTTTTCGAAGAACAGTCTTATGCCATCGTAAAAATCAATTTTTATTATGGTAGTTTTATTAAAGCTGTTATTTATCAGAAATCTGGTCGGATTATCCCGGTTTTGTAA
- a CDS encoding RES family NAD+ phosphorylase has product MIVFRIGHKNYAGSLTASGANGRWASTGKPVIYCAENIPLAFMENMVRRQGVGFNQDFKTVFIEIPDDLLISTVEESKLDPDWRDPYDYSHCQPIGNKWFDDLRIPVLKVPSAVMPECNNYVINTLHPDFKKIKLIAVTDLVPDERIEDILKKYH; this is encoded by the coding sequence ATGATCGTATTCAGAATAGGGCATAAAAACTATGCAGGTTCACTTACTGCTTCAGGTGCAAATGGACGATGGGCTTCTACAGGTAAGCCTGTAATTTACTGTGCAGAAAATATCCCGCTGGCTTTCATGGAAAATATGGTAAGGCGGCAGGGAGTTGGTTTTAATCAGGATTTTAAAACAGTTTTTATTGAAATCCCGGACGATCTGCTGATCAGTACGGTAGAAGAAAGTAAGCTGGATCCCGACTGGCGCGATCCTTATGATTATAGTCACTGTCAGCCGATAGGTAATAAATGGTTTGATGACCTGCGGATACCTGTTTTGAAAGTCCCGTCAGCGGTAATGCCGGAGTGCAATAATTATGTAATCAATACTTTGCATCCTGATTTTAAAAAAATTAAGTTAATTGCAGTAACGGATCTTGTTCCTGATGAAAGAATAGAAGATATCCTCAAAAAATACCATTAA
- a CDS encoding antitoxin Xre-like helix-turn-helix domain-containing protein gives MSATSVLLSDKRTETLRVKFNAIDVSDDMKVFQYARQGLKPGLFYDFAEAINISNKSLAELINISSRTISNYKEQKKLLEPVYGEHLLKLIGLYKKGVELFGTVDEFSYWLNKPFWNSKERPMDWLTTPGGVDLVADELLKMAYGDAV, from the coding sequence ATGTCAGCTACAAGTGTATTACTTTCGGATAAACGCACAGAGACACTTCGCGTCAAGTTTAATGCAATTGATGTAAGTGATGATATGAAAGTCTTTCAATATGCGAGACAGGGGTTAAAACCCGGTTTATTCTATGATTTTGCTGAAGCGATTAATATTTCAAATAAATCATTGGCAGAGTTGATTAATATATCATCCCGGACCATCAGCAATTATAAAGAGCAAAAGAAATTACTGGAACCTGTTTATGGCGAGCATTTGCTTAAACTGATAGGCCTTTATAAAAAAGGAGTAGAGTTATTTGGCACTGTAGATGAGTTCAGTTACTGGTTAAATAAACCTTTCTGGAATTCAAAAGAGCGCCCTATGGACTGGTTAACTACCCCGGGCGGAGTAGACCTGGTTGCAGATGAGCTCTTGAAAATGGCTTATGGTGACGCTGTTTAA
- a CDS encoding M1 family metallopeptidase — translation MFLRYKLLLLLVIVLTSCSSRKAVPVVPAVENGVSRSLALYRKAVLTAIHYTLEFDIPAEKNKRIAAHEILNFRLSNTKTALQLDFKEDPSKISLLTINGKSAPVTHSKEHLILLPEFLKKGDNEVRILFRAGEGALNRNTDYLYTLFVPDRARTVFPCFDQPDLKAVYTLTLHLPKAWKAIANAELKDSVQQQERKTYHYKTSELLSTYLFAFAAGKFQLDQGIVNTQQASFLYRETDAAKIKLSLPAIYAIHSGALKYLEDWTGIPYPFQKFGFVAIPDFQFGGMEHPGAIQYKAASLFLDAGATKDQLNARNNLIAHETAHMWFGDLVTMDWFSDVWMKEVFANFMADKSAEETDGKDNYAIKFLIDHFPAAYAVDRTAGANPIRQPLDNLKDAGTLYGNIIYHKAPVMMMQLEKLMGKDKFQQGVSEYLKKFANSNASWPDLIRILDSHTAVDLEQWNKVWVNESGRPVIDYKISYQGDKISALVITQQAESGEKRLWPQTFEVTLFYPDAVKVINADLVTEKLELKAAAGLDKPLFILFNSAGDGYGEWPVDPAVPQHLFALKKPLHRSVAYISLYEQMLSGKSIEPSALLTLFSQGLAKEGEELNIRLLSNYISTIYWQFSGVKERQLLSVALENKLWDAMLQQQSGNNKKQLFKAYQDIFMSQVARNKLYQIWKSQKAPAGVTLSEDDYTSLALSLAVRDDMDVSILPVQESRITNPDRKKRFEFIMPAVSAKKSIRDEFFDSLKFPANRAKESNVLAALYYLHHPLRQQYSVSYLEKSLELLGEIQSTGDIFFPQSWLQATFGYYQSTAAAAIVSEFLKNHPDYNPRLKAKILQATDNLARAARLSSQRSK, via the coding sequence ATGTTCCTTCGCTATAAACTATTGTTATTGCTGGTTATTGTATTGACTTCCTGTTCTTCACGAAAAGCGGTACCTGTGGTTCCTGCGGTGGAAAATGGGGTAAGCAGGTCGCTGGCACTTTATCGGAAAGCTGTGCTGACGGCTATTCATTATACATTGGAATTTGATATCCCGGCCGAAAAAAATAAAAGGATTGCTGCACATGAAATTCTGAATTTCAGATTGAGTAATACCAAAACAGCTTTGCAACTTGATTTTAAGGAGGATCCTTCGAAAATCAGTCTGTTGACCATTAATGGTAAATCAGCTCCGGTAACGCATAGTAAGGAACATTTGATCCTTCTGCCGGAGTTTTTGAAAAAAGGGGACAATGAGGTCCGGATTCTGTTTCGTGCTGGCGAAGGTGCGTTAAACAGAAATACTGATTATCTGTATACTTTATTTGTTCCGGACAGAGCGCGGACTGTTTTTCCTTGTTTTGATCAACCCGATTTAAAGGCTGTTTATACCTTAACCCTTCATTTGCCCAAAGCCTGGAAAGCTATAGCCAATGCAGAGCTGAAAGATTCTGTACAGCAGCAGGAACGTAAAACTTACCATTATAAAACTTCTGAGCTTTTAAGTACCTATTTGTTTGCATTTGCAGCGGGTAAGTTTCAGCTTGATCAGGGGATTGTGAATACACAGCAGGCAAGTTTTCTATACCGGGAAACTGATGCTGCAAAGATTAAACTTAGCTTGCCAGCTATTTATGCGATTCATTCCGGTGCTTTAAAATATCTGGAAGACTGGACCGGGATTCCTTATCCTTTCCAGAAGTTTGGATTTGTAGCTATTCCTGACTTTCAGTTTGGTGGAATGGAACATCCTGGTGCAATACAATATAAAGCAGCCAGTTTGTTTTTGGATGCTGGTGCAACTAAAGATCAGCTGAATGCCCGTAATAACTTAATTGCACATGAAACTGCACATATGTGGTTTGGAGATCTGGTAACCATGGACTGGTTTTCTGATGTTTGGATGAAAGAGGTTTTTGCCAATTTTATGGCGGATAAAAGTGCGGAGGAAACAGATGGAAAGGATAATTATGCTATTAAATTCCTGATTGATCATTTTCCTGCGGCTTATGCGGTTGACCGTACAGCAGGAGCTAACCCTATTCGTCAGCCACTTGATAATTTAAAGGATGCAGGCACACTTTACGGAAATATTATTTACCATAAAGCTCCTGTGATGATGATGCAGCTGGAAAAGTTGATGGGGAAAGATAAATTTCAGCAAGGGGTCAGTGAATATTTAAAGAAATTTGCAAATAGTAACGCTTCATGGCCGGATTTGATTCGTATTCTGGATAGCCATACGGCTGTAGATTTAGAGCAGTGGAATAAAGTGTGGGTCAATGAGAGTGGCAGGCCTGTTATTGATTATAAGATAAGTTATCAGGGAGACAAAATAAGCGCTTTGGTGATTACCCAGCAAGCTGAATCCGGAGAAAAAAGGTTATGGCCGCAAACTTTTGAGGTCACTTTATTTTATCCGGATGCTGTTAAAGTAATCAATGCTGATTTAGTAACTGAAAAGCTGGAGCTTAAAGCGGCTGCGGGGTTAGATAAACCATTATTTATCCTTTTTAACTCGGCTGGTGATGGGTATGGAGAATGGCCGGTTGATCCTGCTGTTCCACAACATTTATTTGCGCTGAAGAAGCCTTTGCATCGTTCTGTTGCTTATATTTCTTTATACGAGCAGATGCTAAGCGGGAAAAGTATAGAGCCATCCGCTTTATTAACGCTGTTTAGCCAGGGGCTGGCTAAAGAAGGGGAAGAGTTGAATATCAGGCTGCTCAGCAATTATATCAGTACTATTTACTGGCAATTTAGTGGGGTTAAGGAAAGACAGCTTTTATCAGTTGCGCTGGAAAATAAATTATGGGATGCTATGCTGCAACAGCAAAGCGGCAATAATAAAAAACAGCTTTTTAAAGCTTATCAGGATATTTTTATGAGTCAGGTAGCCAGAAATAAGCTTTATCAGATCTGGAAAAGTCAGAAAGCTCCTGCAGGTGTTACCCTTTCTGAGGATGATTATACCAGCCTGGCACTTTCTCTGGCGGTAAGAGATGATATGGATGTTTCTATTTTACCTGTACAGGAGTCAAGAATTACGAATCCTGATCGTAAAAAGCGATTTGAATTTATTATGCCGGCTGTTTCAGCGAAGAAAAGTATAAGGGATGAGTTTTTTGACAGCTTGAAATTTCCTGCAAACAGGGCAAAAGAATCCAATGTTCTGGCTGCTTTGTATTATTTGCATCATCCTTTGCGTCAGCAATATAGTGTTTCTTATTTAGAGAAAAGTCTCGAATTATTAGGGGAAATTCAGTCAACTGGTGATATCTTCTTTCCACAGTCATGGTTACAGGCTACATTCGGATATTATCAAAGTACAGCAGCTGCTGCTATAGTGAGTGAATTTCTTAAAAATCATCCGGATTATAATCCGCGTTTAAAGGCGAAAATCTTGCAGGCAACTGATAATCTTGCCCGGGCAGCCCGATTATCGTCACAGCGAAGTAAATAA